In Armatimonadota bacterium, the following proteins share a genomic window:
- a CDS encoding endoglucanase encodes MAQAAQRKLPAATPQKLPRWRGFNLLNKFHRDWNNRPFSEQDFAWLAELGFNFVRLPMDYRCWTDPSDWTKLREEILKEIDAAVRYGQKHGVHVCINFHRAPGYTVASPPEPKPLWTDAEALKVCCLHWAHFAKRYKGIPNSQVSFNLFNEPANISPETHRRVVERVVEAIREQDPDRLIICDGLNWARNPIEELVGLKVAGATRGYDPFVISHYKASWVQGSDKWPEPTYPWREGNTVWDKQTIWERIYKPWKELEKKGVGVMIGEFGAHNQTPHKVVIAWLRDLLSLWKEAGWGWAMWNFYGSFGPVDSGRADVRYEDWRGHKLDREMLELLQAM; translated from the coding sequence ATGGCACAAGCAGCACAGCGCAAGCTTCCTGCAGCAACGCCGCAGAAGCTACCCCGATGGCGTGGCTTTAATCTGCTGAATAAGTTTCATCGCGACTGGAACAACCGACCGTTTAGCGAACAGGACTTCGCGTGGCTCGCGGAATTGGGCTTCAACTTCGTACGCCTGCCGATGGACTACCGATGCTGGACGGACCCTTCGGATTGGACGAAGCTGCGTGAAGAGATACTGAAAGAGATCGATGCGGCAGTGCGCTATGGGCAGAAGCATGGAGTGCATGTATGCATCAACTTCCACCGCGCGCCCGGCTACACGGTCGCCTCGCCGCCGGAGCCGAAACCGCTGTGGACAGACGCTGAGGCGCTCAAAGTGTGTTGCCTGCACTGGGCGCACTTCGCGAAACGCTACAAGGGCATCCCGAATAGTCAGGTGAGTTTCAACCTGTTTAACGAGCCTGCAAACATTTCTCCCGAAACCCACCGCAGGGTGGTAGAGCGTGTGGTGGAAGCCATCCGCGAGCAAGACCCCGACCGCCTCATCATCTGCGACGGTCTGAACTGGGCAAGGAACCCCATCGAGGAACTGGTGGGGCTAAAGGTAGCGGGTGCCACGCGCGGTTACGACCCCTTCGTCATCTCCCACTACAAAGCCAGCTGGGTGCAGGGGTCCGACAAGTGGCCCGAACCCACCTACCCGTGGCGTGAGGGCAACACTGTGTGGGACAAACAGACGATATGGGAGCGCATTTACAAGCCCTGGAAGGAACTGGAGAAGAAGGGCGTCGGCGTGATGATTGGCGAGTTCGGTGCGCACAACCAGACCCCCCACAAGGTGGTTATCGCCTGGCTGCGTGACCTGCTGAGCCTCTGGAAGGAGGCAGGCTGGGGTTGGGCGATGTGGAACTTTTACGGCTCGTTCGGTCCGGTAGACAGCGGACGTGCCGACGTGCGCTACGAGGACTGGCGGGGGCACAAGCTGGACCGCGAGATGCTCGAACTGCTGCAGGCGATGTAA